From Phycisphaerae bacterium, the proteins below share one genomic window:
- a CDS encoding glycosyltransferase — protein sequence MELIREINSDQSGDFELVKPNNFIDAPAISVVMSVYNGQKYLRESVDSILNQTCKSFEFIIINDGSEDNSLDILLDYQTKDNRLLIVNQNNIGLTRSLNRGIRVAASEYIARQDADDISLPTRFEKQLNYMENHPEVAVIGCLGDVFSVNGILRTTKDTKYSRDGIKRHLASKNLFMHGSAMMRKSCLAKVGFYREFFRHSQDYDLWLRLSQYSDIDILPEHLYQYRVTPEAISVSRWSIQKQYADIARKLHAEQLAVGRDSYDMFVRSYPDGLPVCEDKAGKCEYHLFLARELVGGNKLKDARRQLRQLWQLGCRRPEMLFLLLKSLLGETLLNLLRRLRALIFEMDA from the coding sequence TTGGAGCTGATAAGAGAAATAAATTCCGACCAAAGCGGAGATTTTGAGCTCGTAAAACCGAACAACTTTATTGATGCTCCTGCGATTTCAGTTGTAATGTCGGTTTACAATGGTCAAAAATATCTGCGTGAATCGGTTGACTCAATTCTGAATCAAACCTGTAAGAGCTTTGAATTTATCATTATCAATGACGGGTCAGAAGATAACAGCTTGGACATCCTCCTTGATTACCAAACTAAAGATAATCGGCTCTTAATAGTAAACCAAAATAATATCGGCTTGACACGTTCGCTAAACAGGGGGATAAGAGTAGCTGCATCTGAATACATAGCCCGTCAGGATGCCGATGATATTTCTCTCCCCACCAGGTTCGAAAAGCAGCTCAATTATATGGAAAATCATCCGGAAGTTGCTGTAATCGGCTGTCTTGGAGACGTATTCAGCGTCAATGGCATTCTCCGAACAACCAAAGACACCAAATACTCCCGGGATGGAATAAAACGGCACCTGGCAAGTAAAAATCTGTTTATGCACGGCTCAGCGATGATGAGAAAATCCTGCTTGGCGAAGGTTGGTTTCTACCGTGAATTTTTCCGCCATTCGCAGGATTATGATTTGTGGCTGAGATTGTCACAGTATTCCGATATTGATATTTTACCCGAACACTTGTACCAGTATAGAGTTACTCCTGAGGCAATAAGCGTTTCCCGCTGGTCGATTCAGAAACAATACGCCGATATTGCCAGAAAACTGCACGCAGAGCAGCTTGCAGTGGGTAGAGATTCTTATGATATGTTCGTCCGGTCCTATCCGGATGGTTTGCCTGTTTGCGAAGACAAAGCAGGCAAATGTGAGTACCATCTTTTTTTGGCCAGGGAATTAGTGGGTGGCAACAAGTTAAAGGATGCCCGCAGGCAATTACGGCAACTCTGGCAACTGGGCTGTCGAAGGCCGGAGATGCTCTTTTTGCTTTTGAAAAGCCTGCTCGGGGAAACCTTGCTTAACTTGCTTAGGCGACTCAGAGCTCTGATTTTTGAAATGGATGCGTGA
- a CDS encoding glycosyltransferase translates to MDTDVVVLIPHYNNLEGLKRSLLAVSRSIIPVDVLVVDDGSDTPVEEEQLRQIYPLTIVLRSPTNEGIEHALNRGLKYICERQPYKYVARLDADDICSPDRFAKQREFLNDNPDVFLVGSWALFVNHSGKSLWKFCPPTDHKSIVKKMFINNMFCHPTVMCRLEVFKEVGFYSTEHPSAEDFALFFKVTRRFKAANIPEYLVRTFVTPGGISLGWRNQQLKSRIRIILENFDFSFWAFYGLTRNLILWFLPVSFVQNLKCRLFKP, encoded by the coding sequence ATGGATACGGATGTTGTAGTTCTCATCCCGCATTACAACAACCTCGAAGGGTTGAAACGGTCGCTGCTTGCTGTTTCTCGGTCTATCATTCCGGTTGATGTACTGGTTGTGGATGATGGCAGCGATACACCTGTTGAAGAAGAGCAATTGCGACAGATATATCCTTTGACCATCGTTCTGCGTTCGCCGACAAATGAAGGCATCGAACATGCCCTCAATCGCGGGCTTAAATATATTTGTGAACGTCAACCGTACAAATATGTCGCACGTCTTGATGCCGATGATATCTGTTCTCCGGATCGCTTTGCTAAACAGAGAGAATTTCTAAACGACAATCCCGATGTCTTTTTAGTGGGTTCATGGGCATTGTTTGTTAACCATTCCGGAAAATCGCTCTGGAAGTTTTGTCCGCCGACTGACCACAAATCCATCGTTAAGAAAATGTTTATAAATAATATGTTTTGCCACCCAACAGTGATGTGTCGGCTGGAAGTATTCAAAGAAGTCGGCTTTTATTCTACCGAGCATCCTTCTGCTGAGGATTTTGCCTTGTTCTTTAAAGTCACTCGGCGATTCAAAGCAGCTAATATTCCCGAATATTTAGTGCGCACCTTTGTTACGCCGGGTGGTATTTCGTTGGGCTGGCGCAATCAACAGTTGAAGTCCCGAATCAGAATTATACTCGAAAATTTCGATTTTTCGTTCTGGGCCTTTTACGGTCTGACGCGTAATCTTATTTTGTGGTTTTTGCCTGTTTCTTTCGTGCAAAATTTGAAATGTCGGTTGTTTAAACCGTAA
- a CDS encoding glycosyltransferase family 2 protein, whose translation MAEKESNPFVSVIIPTYNRSRLLVRSVKSVLNQTYRSFELIIVDDASTDNTEKVVRSFNDERIRYVRHEKNRGEAAARNTGIKAAKYDYVAQQDSDDEWLPEKLAKQVRAFENCPPQIGVVYTGFWKEENGQRTYIPFEWVNKKDGDIHQQLLKGNFVGSPVTLVKKECFEKAGMFNEGIFHLVDWELWLRISKYYHFKCVDEPLAIAYYHSDNVSFNYRAFIEALESILEKYSDEFAGDKKLLAKHYIDIGNRLVVNKEMQYGRNYLIKAVKLCPSNVKLLLAVFSTFFGLGVYKKAVRLLWKYNEK comes from the coding sequence TTGGCCGAAAAAGAAAGCAATCCGTTTGTCAGTGTTATAATCCCGACTTATAATCGAAGCCGGTTATTAGTTCGTTCTGTTAAGAGCGTGCTGAACCAGACTTATCGCAGTTTCGAGCTTATTATTGTCGATGATGCCTCAACTGATAATACTGAAAAAGTTGTGAGAAGCTTTAACGACGAAAGGATTAGATACGTTCGGCACGAGAAAAATAGAGGCGAAGCAGCGGCGCGGAACACCGGCATAAAAGCTGCCAAATACGACTACGTGGCACAACAGGACAGTGACGACGAATGGCTCCCTGAAAAACTTGCAAAACAAGTCCGGGCTTTTGAAAATTGCCCGCCGCAGATTGGCGTTGTGTATACCGGATTTTGGAAAGAAGAAAATGGCCAGAGGACATATATTCCTTTTGAATGGGTAAATAAAAAAGATGGGGATATACACCAGCAGCTATTGAAAGGGAATTTCGTAGGAAGTCCTGTCACTCTTGTTAAAAAGGAATGTTTCGAAAAGGCTGGTATGTTCAATGAGGGAATATTCCATCTCGTGGACTGGGAATTGTGGCTTAGAATTTCGAAATATTACCACTTCAAATGCGTAGATGAACCTTTGGCTATAGCTTATTATCATTCTGACAATGTTTCTTTTAATTATCGTGCTTTTATCGAAGCCCTTGAGTCGATTTTGGAGAAATACTCCGATGAGTTTGCCGGCGACAAAAAGTTGCTGGCAAAGCATTATATTGACATCGGAAATCGGTTAGTGGTCAACAAGGAAATGCAATACGGCAGAAACTATCTCATTAAGGCTGTCAAATTGTGCCCATCCAACGTCAAATTGCTGCTGGCTGTCTTTTCTACATTTTTTGGTCTGGGCGTTTATAAAAAAGCTGTCCGACTACTGTGGAAATACAATGAAAAATGA
- a CDS encoding radical SAM protein: MKITLIYPGITDCGFNSLKGNEGSWINHGLAILSLALKNKNHRVNLIDLRRLTSWEHYSQVVEDELGEVAGITMMSVDYNSGIKAAEIIRKVKPETKIFIGGPHPSICPQQLETKDCIDCVVKGEAEITFPALLDDLANGEKIPKVVQGQRLENLDEAPWADRDLFSCPEEPFVYFLKHPFVTLIAARGCKYNCNFCQPAERIMFGRAVRRRSVANVIEELKYLRNKYDFNSFMLHDDCLTEDRDWVIGFCRQLKAEGLNKPFVVQSRADIICKNRDMVEILRDAGLELFIIGFESGSDRVLKFLRKGCTRWQNIEAADICRQLGIKIWANYMLGLPTETKEEVLETLSMLKEIRPYHCSPAFYTPHPGSDLFEMGKKMGIHLTTSHDFYRRNTYEPKIKGPDYKFLANILSESMALAEYQGMPFSLRLKKKCQARIARWPMVYQFLKSVRKIIFQ, from the coding sequence ATGAAAATTACTCTTATTTATCCTGGAATTACTGATTGTGGCTTTAATTCGCTCAAGGGGAATGAAGGCTCTTGGATAAACCACGGCCTTGCAATCTTATCCTTGGCTCTGAAGAATAAAAACCACCGCGTCAATCTTATAGACCTTCGCCGACTAACGAGTTGGGAACATTATTCCCAGGTTGTCGAGGATGAACTTGGCGAAGTTGCAGGCATTACTATGATGAGCGTGGATTACAATAGCGGTATCAAGGCCGCGGAAATAATCAGGAAAGTAAAACCGGAAACGAAAATCTTCATAGGCGGCCCTCATCCTTCAATTTGCCCTCAGCAATTGGAGACAAAAGACTGTATAGATTGTGTTGTAAAGGGTGAAGCTGAAATTACTTTTCCAGCCTTGCTTGACGACTTGGCCAATGGAGAAAAAATCCCTAAAGTAGTGCAGGGACAGCGACTGGAGAATCTGGACGAGGCGCCCTGGGCGGACCGGGACCTGTTCAGCTGTCCTGAAGAGCCTTTTGTGTATTTCTTAAAACATCCCTTTGTTACACTGATAGCGGCAAGAGGCTGTAAATACAACTGCAATTTTTGTCAGCCGGCGGAAAGAATAATGTTTGGCCGTGCGGTTCGACGACGCTCAGTGGCGAATGTTATTGAGGAGTTGAAATATCTCAGGAATAAATACGACTTCAATTCCTTTATGCTCCACGATGATTGTCTCACGGAAGACCGGGATTGGGTAATAGGTTTTTGCAGACAGCTTAAGGCCGAAGGGTTAAATAAGCCTTTTGTCGTGCAGTCAAGGGCGGACATAATTTGTAAAAATCGTGATATGGTTGAGATACTGCGTGATGCTGGTCTGGAATTGTTCATTATCGGCTTTGAAAGCGGCTCGGACCGCGTGCTCAAGTTCCTTCGAAAAGGCTGTACCCGCTGGCAAAATATTGAGGCTGCAGATATCTGTAGACAATTGGGTATAAAAATATGGGCAAACTATATGCTTGGCTTGCCCACGGAAACCAAAGAAGAAGTTCTCGAAACGTTATCTATGCTCAAAGAAATAAGGCCCTACCATTGTTCGCCGGCCTTTTATACGCCGCACCCGGGCAGCGACTTGTTTGAAATGGGCAAAAAAATGGGGATACATTTGACAACTTCGCACGATTTCTACAGACGCAATACCTATGAACCAAAAATCAAAGGCCCCGACTATAAGTTTCTCGCAAATATCCTTTCTGAATCTATGGCGTTAGCGGAATATCAAGGTATGCCGTTTTCGTTAAGACTAAAGAAAAAATGCCAGGCTAGAATCGCAAGATGGCCGATGGTTTACCAATTTCTAAAATCTGTCAGGAAAATAATCTTTCAGTAA
- a CDS encoding glycosyltransferase family 2 protein, giving the protein MSYKPDIKILLATYNGQEYLAEQIDSILTQSNQDWQLLIRDDGSDDDTVRIIEGYANRLPDKIGLIKDNEGRLGANLNFGKLLQYADAEYIMFCDQDDVWLPNKIEMALNAMKAAEQVYPDKPILIHTDLKVIDSERNTIADSMWIYQKIFPEAGNDLNRVMAQNVVTGCTMMINKKARAVSIPVPDEAIMYDWWLALNVCRHGKIIYLSIPSVLYRQHSGNQVGAKKARKIDIIHFLKKLCCIKKLLSAHYRMLKKFDPRAGFCRLLLNKTLVKIAQRCR; this is encoded by the coding sequence GTGAGTTATAAACCAGATATTAAAATTTTGTTGGCAACCTATAATGGGCAGGAATATTTAGCTGAACAAATAGATTCTATTCTTACCCAGTCCAATCAGGATTGGCAGCTTTTGATTAGAGACGATGGCTCGGATGATGATACCGTGCGCATCATAGAAGGCTACGCAAACCGCCTGCCGGACAAAATCGGGTTAATTAAGGATAATGAAGGTCGTTTGGGCGCGAATTTGAATTTTGGAAAATTGTTGCAGTATGCCGATGCCGAATATATTATGTTCTGCGACCAGGATGACGTTTGGCTGCCGAACAAAATAGAGATGGCACTGAACGCGATGAAAGCAGCGGAGCAGGTTTATCCGGACAAACCAATATTAATACACACGGACCTGAAAGTTATAGATTCTGAACGGAACACCATTGCGGATTCGATGTGGATTTATCAAAAAATTTTTCCTGAGGCTGGCAATGATTTGAACAGGGTTATGGCCCAGAATGTAGTAACGGGCTGTACGATGATGATAAACAAAAAAGCCAGGGCTGTATCCATACCTGTTCCTGACGAAGCCATAATGTATGACTGGTGGCTTGCTCTTAACGTATGCAGACACGGCAAAATTATTTATCTGTCAATTCCATCAGTTTTATATCGGCAGCACTCCGGGAACCAGGTAGGGGCAAAAAAGGCACGGAAGATAGATATCATTCATTTCTTGAAGAAGCTATGTTGCATAAAAAAGCTGTTGTCGGCACACTATCGGATGTTAAAAAAATTTGACCCTCGTGCCGGTTTTTGCCGGCTGCTGCTGAATAAGACCCTCGTTAAAATCGCTCAACGCTGCAGATAG
- a CDS encoding glycosyltransferase, producing MVTIIVPTYNASKHLPSLLVKLESQTFRDYELMIVDSSSNDDTVDIARDHRADVMTIPQSQFDHGGTRTLAAKKAKGDILIYLTQDALPYDEYALENIIKPFADDKKIGAAFGRQVPYFGASLFAEQLRAFNYPNTSYTRILEDRKNYGIKTAFLSNSFAAYRKSVLEEIGYFKSGLPFGEDACAGAKILLKGYKIAYVAEAIVRHSHNYTIWQDLKRYFDMGMFHRTENWLLEEFGKAEGEGIRYAKSEIKFLFKKRRFDLLPVSALRLITKYLGYKLGTDYVRVRPLIAKTKQVITSSPPSTKHKEQSKIALVCDWLTAMRGGERCLDAICEIYPDSDIFTLVHFPGFVSKAIESHKIRTSYVQHLPGSVKNFRIYLPFFPHAIQRFDLSGYEYVLSFSHCVAKGIKVPKGLLHICYCHTPMRYAWHMRDAYMDTVPRWERLPIEYMLNRLKNWDAKASSRVTHFIANSKNTQNRIKEAYGRDSVIIYPPVECSRFAVSEDDDGYYLVLSALVPYKRIDIAVQAFSATGQKLVIVGNGPELPRLKSMASANISFVDNAGDNQVVEYLKKCRALIFPGEEDFGIVPLEAQACGKQVIAFGRGGALETVIGPNPSQGVKTTDATGIFFYEQTPQALRESILLFEKTRDQFDPRKCRDNVLRFDRPLYQQAMQNYIQTAIAENR from the coding sequence ATGGTCACCATAATCGTTCCCACCTATAACGCGTCAAAACATCTGCCTTCTCTGCTCGTAAAACTTGAGTCACAAACATTCAGGGATTATGAGTTGATGATAGTAGATTCGTCCTCAAACGACGATACTGTTGATATTGCCCGGGATCACCGGGCTGACGTTATGACCATTCCACAATCGCAGTTCGACCATGGCGGAACAAGGACCCTGGCCGCTAAAAAGGCAAAGGGTGATATCTTGATTTATTTGACCCAGGATGCCTTGCCTTATGATGAATATGCCCTCGAAAACATCATTAAGCCTTTTGCTGATGACAAAAAAATCGGAGCCGCTTTTGGAAGACAAGTACCGTATTTCGGAGCGTCCCTCTTTGCGGAACAGTTGAGGGCATTTAATTATCCGAATACATCTTATACAAGAATCCTGGAGGACAGGAAAAACTATGGCATCAAAACAGCTTTTCTCTCCAATTCCTTCGCAGCCTATAGGAAATCTGTATTGGAGGAAATTGGGTATTTCAAAAGCGGTTTGCCCTTCGGAGAAGATGCCTGCGCCGGTGCGAAGATACTTCTAAAAGGCTATAAAATCGCTTATGTTGCAGAAGCAATAGTCCGGCATTCTCATAATTACACCATTTGGCAGGATCTCAAACGGTATTTCGACATGGGAATGTTCCATAGAACGGAAAATTGGCTCCTGGAGGAATTCGGAAAAGCTGAAGGCGAAGGGATCAGGTACGCAAAATCAGAGATCAAATTTTTATTTAAGAAGAGAAGGTTTGATTTACTCCCCGTATCTGCACTTAGACTTATTACAAAATATTTGGGATATAAGCTGGGAACGGATTATGTACGCGTAAGGCCGTTGATTGCAAAGACTAAACAGGTTATTACATCGTCACCGCCTTCAACAAAGCATAAGGAGCAATCTAAGATAGCCCTTGTCTGTGACTGGCTGACAGCTATGCGTGGCGGCGAACGATGCCTGGATGCTATATGTGAAATTTACCCGGATTCCGACATCTTCACGTTGGTACACTTTCCCGGGTTTGTGTCGAAAGCAATAGAATCGCACAAAATACGAACCTCTTATGTCCAGCACCTGCCGGGCAGTGTAAAAAACTTCAGGATTTATTTGCCGTTTTTCCCTCATGCTATACAAAGATTCGATTTGAGCGGGTATGAATATGTCTTAAGTTTCAGCCATTGTGTCGCAAAAGGCATCAAAGTTCCAAAGGGCCTTTTGCATATATGTTATTGCCATACGCCGATGCGATATGCATGGCATATGCGGGATGCTTATATGGACACAGTACCCAGGTGGGAAAGATTGCCGATAGAGTATATGCTAAACCGCCTTAAAAACTGGGATGCAAAAGCTTCATCCAGAGTGACACACTTCATAGCTAACAGCAAAAATACTCAAAATCGGATAAAAGAGGCCTACGGCAGGGATTCGGTTATTATTTATCCTCCGGTTGAGTGTAGTCGATTTGCCGTTTCCGAAGACGATGATGGTTACTATCTTGTTCTTTCAGCATTGGTGCCTTATAAAAGAATCGATATTGCGGTTCAGGCCTTTTCTGCTACTGGCCAAAAACTTGTGATTGTGGGAAATGGCCCAGAGCTGCCTCGGCTGAAGAGTATGGCTTCGGCCAATATCTCTTTCGTCGATAACGCCGGCGACAACCAGGTTGTCGAATACTTAAAAAAATGCAGGGCGCTGATATTCCCCGGCGAAGAAGATTTCGGCATCGTCCCGCTCGAAGCACAAGCCTGCGGCAAGCAGGTCATTGCTTTTGGCAGAGGTGGTGCTCTGGAAACAGTAATAGGACCGAATCCGTCTCAGGGTGTAAAAACAACGGATGCGACGGGAATATTTTTCTACGAGCAAACTCCACAGGCGCTCCGGGAAAGCATTTTACTGTTTGAAAAAACAAGAGACCAGTTTGACCCTCGGAAATGTCGTGATAATGTGCTTAGATTTGACCGCCCCCTCTACCAGCAAGCAATGCAAAATTATATTCAAACTGCCATAGCTGAAAACCGCTAA
- a CDS encoding glycosyltransferase family 39 protein, which translates to MMDEQSSRRKTVIHISILLAAAFCVGVYLVGTTVLIAKDGITFIEYARGLETSPIKAMKSEFQHPGYPFLIAVAHKIAKIGQDGSSLRSWIYSAQAVTLVFRLLAVVLLYFVGKKIVGERFSFWAILILILLPDAAEYGSDALSDWPYIFFLSAGFLLLIHGAVSGKWWLFGFSGLAAGMGYLIRPECAQIVVLGTLWLGLQVFYSQRIISKHKAVFAFVLLLAGFLVTAGPYMKLKGAVFPKKQLVHFMPERQTFEIYEQTTRICPNSIYTAGFAPSDIAEAWGKLVQRVSETLMWFFVPALLIGSYRGLRKGDWREPEKFFVIVLIALNVLIMTLLYYKFGYMSRRHTLPLVVFTIFYVPIGIEMLASWLSEKFSNNANTDFWFLALILIGIAICSPKLLRPIRAEKQSYRDAARWLAKNTDEGDIIAAPDIRIGFYSGRRSIEYDDRGIPKEAQYVVKAFKDEQDTPGGEEMLQAKEVFTIEGKNKKSKLVIYRQKY; encoded by the coding sequence ATGATGGATGAACAATCCAGCAGAAGGAAAACTGTTATTCATATCTCAATTCTGCTGGCGGCAGCGTTTTGTGTTGGCGTATATCTTGTCGGCACGACTGTTCTTATTGCAAAAGACGGGATAACCTTCATAGAATACGCCAGAGGGCTTGAGACTTCCCCCATCAAAGCGATGAAGAGCGAATTTCAGCACCCTGGATATCCCTTCCTAATTGCTGTTGCGCATAAAATAGCAAAAATAGGACAAGATGGTTCATCACTGCGGAGCTGGATTTATTCTGCTCAAGCTGTGACGCTTGTTTTCAGATTGCTCGCAGTGGTATTACTTTACTTTGTGGGCAAAAAGATTGTGGGGGAGAGATTCAGCTTCTGGGCCATCTTAATTCTTATCCTGCTTCCTGATGCTGCAGAATATGGAAGCGATGCCCTTAGTGATTGGCCGTATATTTTCTTTTTGTCAGCCGGCTTTTTGCTGTTGATACATGGAGCGGTAAGTGGGAAATGGTGGCTGTTTGGTTTTTCAGGACTGGCGGCTGGAATGGGGTATCTAATTCGGCCCGAGTGCGCTCAAATAGTTGTGCTCGGCACCTTGTGGCTGGGACTGCAGGTGTTTTATTCCCAGCGGATTATAAGCAAACATAAGGCGGTATTTGCCTTCGTTTTGCTTCTGGCCGGTTTTTTGGTTACAGCAGGCCCATATATGAAACTTAAGGGAGCGGTATTTCCTAAAAAACAGTTAGTCCATTTCATGCCAGAGAGACAAACTTTTGAAATTTACGAACAGACAACCCGAATCTGCCCAAATAGTATATATACTGCCGGTTTTGCGCCGTCAGATATTGCAGAGGCGTGGGGCAAGCTGGTTCAGAGAGTCAGCGAGACGCTGATGTGGTTTTTTGTGCCAGCTTTACTGATAGGATCTTATAGGGGTTTGAGAAAGGGAGACTGGCGTGAGCCGGAGAAGTTTTTTGTAATTGTCCTTATTGCTCTTAACGTGCTTATAATGACGCTGTTGTATTACAAGTTCGGCTACATGAGCAGAAGACATACTTTGCCGCTGGTGGTGTTTACAATTTTTTATGTTCCCATCGGGATAGAGATGTTAGCATCATGGCTTAGCGAGAAATTCTCCAACAATGCTAATACAGACTTCTGGTTCTTGGCTTTGATATTAATCGGAATTGCTATATGCAGTCCAAAATTACTGAGACCCATACGTGCAGAAAAACAGAGCTATCGGGACGCTGCCCGATGGCTTGCAAAAAATACCGACGAGGGAGATATTATAGCAGCTCCTGATATTCGCATTGGTTTTTATTCCGGCCGCCGAAGCATCGAGTATGATGATCGGGGTATCCCTAAAGAAGCCCAATATGTGGTAAAAGCATTTAAGGATGAGCAGGATACGCCGGGCGGCGAAGAGATGCTACAGGCAAAAGAGGTTTTTACTATCGAGGGCAAAAACAAGAAATCTAAGCTTGTTATTTATAGGCAAAAGTATTAG
- a CDS encoding undecaprenyl-phosphate glucose phosphotransferase — protein sequence MLKRYAAFFSLLRSIIDIIIIAVVWISVYFVRFHSGIFATTKGIPSLWGHLTLALPVVCICYAGCLWSGLYKSKRVQGMLRQLVDILKASLLSGLLVLAFLYYLQNVPYSRKLLALFMAMLFGGLCISHLLAIESLRFLRRKGYNLRYYAVVGAGKKGQLLVRDIKQMGWLGLRCKFFVDNNPNRIGRTLSGVSVYGPIEKLEELVKEKRIDEVYLTLSGNKAQETYPILESLQSAGVTIRIVPDWGNLMSISDAEAVPIGSQLLFSSADSPLSGYNIVLKEIFDRIMGFVFLVIFSIPMVIIGVLIKLTSKGPVFYKQIRVGMDQKEFEMLKFRTMRVDAEEKDGPQWAKPNDPRRTAIGAWLRRGSLDELPQLINVIKGEMSLVGPRPERPHFVKQFSEEYKKYMLRHKLKAGMTGWAQVNGFRGDTSLKKRLQYDLYYIKNWSFWLDLKVLLLTPWRIIKSRNAY from the coding sequence ATGTTAAAAAGATATGCGGCATTTTTTTCACTGCTTCGCTCAATTATCGATATTATAATTATCGCCGTCGTCTGGATTTCGGTCTATTTCGTTCGATTCCATTCAGGGATATTCGCGACTACAAAAGGAATACCAAGTTTGTGGGGGCATCTGACTCTGGCACTGCCGGTGGTTTGTATCTGCTATGCAGGGTGTTTGTGGTCGGGGCTTTACAAATCCAAGCGCGTCCAGGGCATGCTCAGGCAGCTTGTGGATATTTTGAAGGCGAGCCTGCTGAGCGGTCTACTGGTGCTGGCATTTCTCTACTACCTCCAAAATGTGCCTTATTCAAGGAAACTGCTGGCATTGTTCATGGCAATGCTGTTTGGGGGGCTGTGCATCTCACATTTACTGGCGATAGAGAGCTTACGGTTTCTGCGAAGAAAAGGATATAACCTGCGATATTATGCCGTGGTTGGAGCAGGGAAAAAGGGACAACTGCTGGTCCGTGACATTAAGCAAATGGGATGGCTTGGGTTAAGATGCAAGTTTTTCGTGGACAATAATCCAAATCGAATCGGCAGGACATTGTCTGGGGTGTCTGTATACGGCCCAATTGAGAAATTAGAGGAATTGGTCAAAGAGAAGAGGATAGACGAGGTTTATCTTACTCTCAGCGGCAATAAAGCACAGGAGACATATCCGATTCTTGAGTCTCTCCAAAGTGCCGGTGTGACCATACGAATCGTTCCTGACTGGGGCAACCTTATGTCTATAAGCGATGCGGAGGCGGTGCCGATAGGGTCACAACTTTTGTTTTCGTCGGCGGATTCGCCATTGAGCGGGTATAACATCGTGCTGAAAGAAATTTTCGACCGCATAATGGGGTTTGTATTTCTTGTTATATTTTCGATTCCCATGGTAATAATCGGCGTGCTGATTAAGTTAACCAGCAAGGGGCCGGTTTTCTACAAACAGATAAGGGTTGGTATGGACCAGAAGGAATTTGAAATGCTGAAGTTTCGCACGATGAGAGTCGACGCGGAGGAAAAGGACGGCCCGCAATGGGCCAAGCCGAACGACCCGAGACGGACGGCAATCGGGGCTTGGCTTCGTCGCGGAAGTCTGGACGAACTGCCTCAGCTTATAAATGTAATAAAAGGGGAAATGAGTCTTGTTGGTCCGCGGCCGGAGCGGCCACACTTCGTAAAGCAATTCTCCGAAGAATACAAAAAGTATATGCTCCGGCATAAACTGAAAGCCGGTATGACTGGATGGGCGCAGGTCAACGGCTTCCGCGGTGATACTTCCCTGAAAAAAAGATTGCAATATGATTTATACTATATTAAGAATTGGTCGTTTTGGCTTGACCTTAAAGTACTGTTGTTAACTCCCTGGCGTATTATAAAAAGCAGAAATGCGTATTAA